The following are encoded together in the Lathyrus oleraceus cultivar Zhongwan6 chromosome 3, CAAS_Psat_ZW6_1.0, whole genome shotgun sequence genome:
- the LOC127131265 gene encoding uncharacterized protein LOC127131265 → MATYLQGIKAISDELSIIDHPLDETDLVIHTLNGLSAEYREISVALRSRESPVAFAELHEKLIDFETIHHQADPLAVDNVIATANATTRTKNFHHKNNKNRSPSPTLRNGKNKVVCEFCDKAGHTAKVCYRIKGFPKRNGPKPTTNFAQNQAATQHDRAIVGDGTDLEITHIGNSVINTSVKPLHLK, encoded by the exons ATGGCTACATATCTACAAGGGATAAAGGCAATTTCGGATGAACTCTCAATCATTGATCATCCCCTTGATGAAACTGATCTTGTTATTCACACTCTCAATGGTTTGAGTGCTGAGTATCGTGAAATTTCCGTTGCACTTAGAAGCAGAGAAAGTCCTGTTGCATTTGCTGAACTTCATGAAAAACTGATAGATTTTGAAACAATTCATCATCAAGCTGATCCACTTGCAGTTGACAATGTGATTGCCACTGCCAATGCAACCACAAGAACAAAAAACTTTCACCACAAAAACAACAAGAACCGCAGCCCTTCACCAACTTTGCGGAATGGCAAAAATAAGGTGGTCTGTGAGTTTTGTGACAAGGCTGGTCACACTGCTAAGGTTTGCTACAGAATTAAGGGATTTCCTAAACGAAACGGCCCTAAACCAACAACGAACTTTGCTCAGAATCAGGCTGCAACACAACATG ATCGGGCGATTGTTGGTGATGGAACAGATTTGGAAATTACTCACATTGGTAACTCTGTTATTAATACTTCTGTCAAACCTCTTCATCTTAAATAA
- the LOC127131267 gene encoding uncharacterized protein LOC127131267, with amino-acid sequence MATDASVSSIKLMNQDLVKLDRFDGTNYTRWQDKMTFLLTALKIQYVLDPDLEAIPEPTENDTIEVKKERKKRKEDELLCRGHILNTLSDRLYDLYTNTASAKEIWNALEFKFKAEEEGTKKFLISKYFDFKMLDSNPILAQVHELQVLVNKIKAVKIDIPEAFQVGAIIAKFPPSWKGYRKKLLHSSEDFSLEKLQKHLRI; translated from the coding sequence ATGGCCACTGACGCTTCTGTTTCAAGCATCAAACTGATGAACCAGGACCTTGTTAAGTTAGATCGTTTCGATGGAACAAACTATACCCGTTGGCAAGACAAAATGACATTTCTCCTGACCGCCCTGAAAATTCAATATGTCTTGGATCCTGATCTGGAGGCAATTCCAGAACCAACTGAGAATGACACTATTGAAGTAAAAAAGGAGAGAAAGAAACGAAAAGAAGATGAACTGCTATGTCGTGGACACATCTTGAACACATTATCTGATCGTCTCTATGATCTCTACACCAATACTGCATCCGCAAAGGAAATCTGGAACGCACTCGAATTCAAATTCAAGGCCGAAGAAGAAGGTACGAAAAAGTTTTTAATATCTAAATACTTTGATTTTAAGATGTTGGATTCCAATCCGATTCTTGCACAAGTACACGAGTTACAGGTTCTCGTGAATAAAATAAAAGCCGTGAAAATTGACATTCCTGAAGCATTCCAAGTCGGTGCAATAATAGCAAAATTTCCACCTTCGTGGAAAGGATACAGAAAGAAATTGCTACATAGTTCTGAGGACTTTTCTTTGGAGAAACTTCAGAAACACCTTCGTATCTAG